The nucleotide sequence AGACATTCTACCTAATTGTAACATGTTTTCTTAAATGAAATATGACTTTAACtatcatgttaagatatttgcATATTAAACACTTATACAAATCAAATAGCACACTTTTAAGAATATTTCATTTTTAAGTAAAGTTACCTCCACGGATGATCATTCCTCAAATATGTCCATCCAATATTACGTCACCATCATCATGTTCTTTGTGCTTGGCGTGACATATTTATCATGGACATGCGTTTTGAGTACTTGTGATTACATCATCTTTCACCACACTTGTTAACAAACCTACAACTTGTTAGAGACACAAAACATgatacccaatgtttgttgggtccgagATTATTAGCTTCAAATATTCTCACGATAACTCATCTCTATACCTTTCTCAAGGAGTAGACTATTGTTCTTTTAGACATGTTTTATAAATTTAAGCAAATCAAGTTCATGTCTTAAACGAGgataattgattttgaaaacacATGTAGTTTAACGACACTAGTTAGTTTTACATTAGCAAATGTTTAGATCATTCCAATAAATAATGTAAAATTAATGTTACAACcaatttaaaaagattgaacatctGATCGTGTTTGACCATGGTTGTTTTTTTAAAAATTGCGAAAGCACATTTTGATCAGAGCCTATGCGGTTGATCTCACGGTCGACAGTAGGTTCGACCGCCTACTAGTTTGacactttgtttttttttttaaagtgtgTTTTCGAAAAGCTTGTGATAGGTTCACTCAATGTGTCTTTTGAATCCAAGTGTTGGTTTATCATTTGGTTTCTTTGACTTTgaaaatcactttcattagatcatCACTTTTTGTCATCTTTGAAGAAAGATAATTCTTTTTCTTGTTCAAGATAGTCACAAGCTAGTGATTTTAGTCTCAAATTAATATTCTCACTAAGTAACCTTTTGTTTGACAATATGAGTTTCAAGAATACTTATTAAGATGTTTAGAGTCTAATATTAGATATTATGTCTATAATTTAAGACTCTAAGATATGTGACAACCTATGTATTATAGTACGTAAGATCAATTAATCAAGCAAACATCAAACAATAACTCATGTCATTTTTCATGCAAGAATTCAAGGCACAAGTAATTTCAATTATTACATACATTGCATTGACGTAAGTTTCATGGCAAGGTTCAAGGTGCTTCTATTATAGTTGTGATTTTAACTCAACCCCACATTTTTCTTTGCATACTTAGTACGTGAGAATAAATTaacatggtttattttaaaaatgtttctttgttcatggttttcattttaatcaatgttttgttaattatcacaacatatagagtacacaagtatttaaaatattaaataaatctatttataaattttttttttattaaaaacaaGCAAACTTACCTCACCATGTAAATGGTGGCATTTTTCCTCAATGTAATGGATGTAAGTTTGAGCATTCATGTTCCTTTCTTGACTATTCATCATGTGAGCGTTTTGAAGTTGCTAGATAACACGTTTCTTCATTCTATTCCTTGAAGTGTCCAACTTCATTTGAGTCTTGACCATACCATCTCATACGAAAATTTTCACCGTGATGCAAACTAACTTTTTCAAACTATATTTTGCGTTCCAAACAAGTATAGCTTAGTTTCAAGatctttgactcgggtttttgcacaaaatAGTTTTAAACTTTACAAAAATGTTTTTGAGCAAAGATTAGAGCAACAGctttgataccaattgtaagtagctagaggggggtgaatagttacttaatggtttcttaaaacttttttgaAATCTTTAGCCATTAAAAGATAAGTTTTAAGTGTAGAAGTGttcgtgtttgttaatgcaagtatgtaaagaatgtaagtgcacagacacgaggatttatagtggttcgggaggatgttaactaatcctccttaatccactccccaattctaagaattaagatttttcttcactatgataccccaaacccggtggagtatccgaatacaacactagctcctcgataagccgctacttatgaacccttacgcccctttgaagaattcacaaacaccaaatgctcttaccacaagatctcaatgctctagcctagtgaaatcacaactaccttctagatccctttaagaagatagctcacaagtaaacttatagctaagcttacaatcactcatagttcttcaataggtcaaaCCAACTTAATTTCCAATGGATTTGATCAactttctagatccctttaaggaagttgaatcattaagcaagatggtgtttcctatcataagaactatctaacttccttgattccctaaggaagtgtcttacaaagtaaacttaaagaaacaaatgataagtacaaagtttacatttcaattctacttagtgtaagtagaatctctttttctctcttataatctctccatagatatgtgcttgaggcttgggagataagtagatatgactttgaaagaatgtaggaaagaggtggtcttctagtttggcaaagaggtgtatttatattccaagaaaaactTGATAGACAAAAGACGGACTAAGCACAGTCGACCGTGCGGGTAACCTtacaacttctgtcagcatttcaacatatccgttggagctcctttttctttaaatttttggcttctttactcaatatagagccttcaaaatatgcttaatacacctagaagttaactccattacccctttgatcttggacatatgcatggaggttgacatgtgctagctaaaaAGGAAAGTCTAatgtccttgaccattgtcattAATTTCCTAAAAATAAATGCAGATTTTTGTCccttgacaaaccactagcatcAAAACTTCATTACCCAAGTCTTTAAACCcttgtcttcatctttgatggGAGTATCTTGCTTCATTGGTGTTTGTTACAAGTCAATTAGATTTGTTTGAATCTAGTTGGCAATGTTTTGACTAGTTGCATTAATCATAAAGAGATAAACCACTACATTCCAAATCTCATACTcatgtcttcaccaacttgtcttttctttgatggaagtatcttgctttttagaaccttgttacatcttaattgaactagtttgaatctagttaaaACTTACTTGGAAATTATTACAATAATTTACTAGTTCATAATTAATAacacatacataaaaatgatacataaGAGTCATGGGAGAGTACCTCTTTTGTTGAAacttttaatgaccatcattagtatgtatttgaatgacattttgtaataAGATAAAAGTAAAACATttttgtgtttaatcttatttgagcttaaaatgtcattaagatatcattaggtgtgattagtaaaaattaacatcttttagttcaaaactcttttgaaatcaaagaaggcaactattataagtatgtttaaaaaggttttgtaaattatagatgcctcaaagtggtctatcttaaagtggatgaatttggatacagagaaaactgcggtcgatccacggtctgcCGTGAGGTTGACCGCAAATTGACAGTTTTGCAAATTGGTCTAGCcgttggtacagggcatccacggtcagactCACGATCAACCGTGATGCAGCCGCATAGcagttttaccaagttaattatttatgtattggtcttttactagagatagtgtaggcttatgaactcatgtcgtcttacttatgattaagcacttatctcttttgtgtcatcatcgaaacaaagtgattaacttttgaatattataattggattctcaaccaacagtcaatgtatttatatattaaataaattgagattttataataaaaatattattatgatcataaaaTGTAATTCAACATTACTATTGATCGTACATATTGATTTAACATCATCACAATTAGAATCAATCTAATGTAATCACATAACATTTTAACAAGAATATGTAAGAAGACTTATTATATTGAAGAACTACTTGAATCTTAGTATTGAATTATTATCCATACTTtgtctcttaataataataatgtcattcATCCGATGGAGGAGTTCTAAAAACGAAGTTGATGTTTATGTTAGGAGAATAGTAATTAACaaagattatgaaaatgatcaCACACTTGATATATAGTTATGAGAATTACTTTCATTAAATAACTGTTAAAAGTTAGTTAAGGTATAAATTGTCATTAAGATACACATAAGGGTGTAAATTAGAAAAAGCCGTAAACGTAGGTTTATTCTAACATGATGAGCAGAAGAAGCATTAGTCAAAATACAGGCCCAAATTCAACACGTTGCTCACAAATTGAATAGGCCATATACCAAAAGCCAACTAATTGCGAAATAATTGAAAATTTGACTAACGAGAAATGTATCTTTTGCCTCAAATAGTGGTACCACTCAAAACCATTGGTTGTAatttgtttctttttcttctttatatAATAGTCACACTAAATAAATGACATAATGAGCATTAATTAATACTTTCATCTATCCTATTTTAATAGTTCACAAATAAAAAATACATAGTTTTAAAAAATGTtataaaagtactgtactttctgtttacttttcagttttacccttacTTTTTGTTTCTCTTTTAATcttatccacatacattaagggcataatagaacttaagtttctttttcttttctatttataaaagtggactattaatttggaacATCTCAAATTGTaatactggactattaatatgaAACGCATTGAGTATATAACCACATCATCTATCttctttttttttattaatctatatatctAAAAGGCATAGGTTAAATGAATAGTGACGTTTCTAAGTTTcacaaattcacaccaaactttttaTTTTCTTACAATTCAGTCACACCCTTtataatagttaactttatagcttttataaacttaccacaaagtTTTCACATTTTGtaatttaaccattaaacttctcattcattataaatcgaccacataattttattatttaataactattcgttattattattattattattattattattattattattattattattattattattattattattaaatcaacctacataatttttcactttattattgtttaacttttttttcttattataaattaactacgtaactcattttttaataactgttttattattattattattattattattattattattattattattattattattattattattattattattattattattattatattattatatatatatatataatatatatatatatatatatatatattataaatagttTTTACtgttttattaaatagtttgtatcaatcgttgatgtacgtctcactttattgattgagcatttgggtcttttccctcgacaagacgaaaagtaaaacaaaaaataatgaataattactttcacgcttattacaaatcaatcacataactatttttatcattcctcgacaaaacgaaaaataaaaaaaatgataaataattattttctcaataattagctatgtaattaatgttaatcaaaGATGAAGAACCGGCGCAAAGCCAGATCGCTCAACTAGTTTTATCTATCTATCATGATTTCATGTATATATTCTATATTACTTCATtataaaatacggagtaataatttaagggaggtgattcgtacaccaccttattttagccatacaccaccaaaacaaTTATTTGGACATTTTTACCTTTCCTTTTATTCACCACCAACTCCCTTTAACTTTTCAAAGGAAGGATAGAAATGTCCAAATAATTATTTTGGTGGTGTATGACAAAAAtgaggtggtgtacggatcaactcccaTAATTTATAAAGTACTCCATAATAGTACTACTATAGTAGTCAATAATGACGGCTACCGAATATTTGTTTCTTGGGGTGTACGTCCATAACATCAAGCACTTAACACAGTAACATGATAACGACATTGCAATTACTTCACCCATAGACACACACTACTTAATACTTAATTTTAGACGTGTGAGTTTAAATCTACCCAACTTTTTTTTAGCAGATCTACCCAATTTTACTAAAAATAgcataattattacataattataatatttattatatttattacttatcATAATTGTAATCATTatgtttcttttaattatttttttattaattatatatctttatttatctatcatgtatatacatatacatttagtaAAATACGTGTTTTGACACTTAGGATTCAGAGTGAATCGATTGTCAATTTATTGTACGGTATTAAATTAGAATTAGCATAAAATAGTTTGTTTAAACATAAACGAGTATACGAAGCATTCGAGCTATATAAGCTCGACTAACTCGTTCGAATATTAATTTTTTTTCGAGtcgaatattaatttttttaatactcGGCTCGTGAAACTAATCGAACAATATTTTTTGTTCGAACTCGAATCGAATTCGAATTCGTTAAAGCTCGAACTCGAAATAAACGAGCTCGAACTCGAGTAGCTCGTTAAAAGCTCGGTTCTTTAACAGCCCTAAATGTACGCACTCAACCTTTTTATTTACAAAACTAAAATTTTTTGTATTATATATTCAAGTTATAGTATTATGTATCTAAATCTAAATTTTAGTATATAGTGTAGGATAAATTTGTAATAgggttaaaaaaaaaacaaaaacaaaaaaaaaccacTAACGCTACATCTAAGCTACTCCATAATAATCTAGTACACAATATAATTTAACTAATTTGATGATATTAAAAtagagaaaatataaaaacagtctatcctacaaatatattaataacttACGActtacgagtattattattattattatataatttaattagaaAGTATAAAAAGAGATGACCAAAAATACATATAAACTGAGAAAAAAGTTGGGTACATGAAAATTGACAAAAAAGCTAAATGTTGCATTGGAAAATGTACCTAATTAAAATGGAAAATTTATATTTCTTTTTCTAAACACCGGCTAAGAGTTACTATTGGAATCTGAAAGTAATGTCGAACGTAATATCGAAACTTATCTATCCGATTATTGTCTTAGATTCTTAGagcggtcccaacgggcatcgcccACCTCCGCCCAAAAACTCGCCCACGAGGGCCTTGATGGCACGACCGCGCCCAGGTCGGCGCCCAGGGGGTCGCCCAGCCCGTCGCCCACGATCTCGTTCTTTTACAACATATATGTGGACGGATTTTTGGGACATTTAGCCGTTAGGAAAAAAAATTAATACAAATTATACAACGGCTAGCAACGGCtagttgtatattttttttttatttttatttaatcaattttacactatataaacaccaaccatttacttcattttacacactcaaacatatatttcttttatattttcacCACTCTCAATTTATATATTCTACCTTTTTTCATCATTTTGTTCACCCAAATAACAAAATGAGTTCCAATAACGAAAATCCCGATCAAAAAGAGGTAAATATGATATTATCGATCACGAAGACCACTACGAATCGAGCACTCGAACTAATTGATTTGTTAGATGAATTGAGTGATAACGAAGAAGTAGAACCAATACCACGGGCACCTAGAAGATATTTACATAGAGATCGTCAGGGGCGTGCACAGTTActatggaatgattatttttccgacaatccCACATATCCGGACGATTATTTCCGTAATCGTTATCGAATGAGCAAACCTCTATTTCTTCGTATATGTCAAGGTATATTAAACTTTTCTCAGACTCCAGTTCCACCATATTTTACTTATTTTACTCAAAGACGTGATGCTACGGGATTACTTGGTTTTAATATTGTTCAAAAAGTAACATCCGCCATACGTCAACTAGCTTATGCCGCTTCGGCCGATGTTTTTGATGAGTATTTGCATATGGGTGAGCAAACCTCATATGATTGTTTAAACAATTTTTGCAAATGTGTTTACCACTTGTTCGGGCCCGAATATTTGAGAAAACCAACTGCACAAGATGTGCAACGTTTGACCACAAAACATGCTCAAATACATGGTTTTCCGGGGGATGTTAGgaagtattgattgtatgcattggagatggagtgtagtgacccggaaaatttcgactaattttaaaacaaactctcgatacgatttaatatcttggacacgataagcaaagtctgttaggttgaatctcaaaaattttgactgtttcatatattcaattgaccttcgactgttcccgacgattcacgaacaactagttgtaaatagatacatatatatttaaatatatatatatatatatataataataatttgaaatattatttgatataatatatgatttaattttaggaaataaatatataaaataatatgcgatgtaatgaaaactactattataaatatatagatatgtatatatatgtaaatataaatatttctttttaatatataaaattatattaaatctaattgtttaaaaatatataatatatttattttagtagttaaaacttgctattaaaagtgtttgcatatagaaagagaatatattaaaaataattgattccgagcctaattagtaaacgtcagtgacactcggttgacgtttcgttagttttaatatagatataatacacgttcatggatgattaagataaaagttggactgtaaattgattacgaagattttagatttgttaaaaatattttaacatttttaagtttaaatattagtactccgtacacataaattggaacagaaaataaacaattatcgaacctttttgatcaagttccaaacagttaatgagtgaaataattaaatataattaagctaaaaatttgggatttttaggaacacttttatacgttaactgtttagcaatggacacgatatagccatccgggataaactgtcggtagatagaAGTTAAAAATTGAGGCTACTACTTTATTTTTTCACACGTTTCATTATgaatttataatatattattattatatttattattaaattatataacatatatctctttctatattatatatatagacgtATACACTGAGAACTGGGGAGGAAGGGATTCATCACTCACTCAGTGACATCACCACACGA is from Rutidosis leptorrhynchoides isolate AG116_Rl617_1_P2 chromosome 10, CSIRO_AGI_Rlap_v1, whole genome shotgun sequence and encodes:
- the LOC139870368 gene encoding uncharacterized protein, whose amino-acid sequence is MSSNNENPDQKEVNMILSITKTTTNRALELIDLLDELSDNEEVEPIPRAPRRYLHRDRQGRAQLLWNDYFSDNPTYPDDYFRNRYRMSKPLFLRICQGILNFSQTPVPPYFTYFTQRRDATGLLGFNIVQKVTSAIRQLAYAASADVFDEYLHMGEQTSYDCLNNFCKCVYHLFGPEYLRKPTAQDVQRLTTKHAQIHGFPGDVRKY